The Papaver somniferum cultivar HN1 unplaced genomic scaffold, ASM357369v1 unplaced-scaffold_18, whole genome shotgun sequence genome includes a window with the following:
- the LOC113338089 gene encoding MKI67 FHA domain-interacting nucleolar phosphoprotein-like, with product MGAKAKTATNKKTLKRVTASASKSKSKSSDLVVAAQKPESADFLPLEGGPARKLPKSGKPLDTSSAVLYIGRIPHGFYEKEMEEFFKQFGSIKRLRIARNKKTGKSKHFGFIEFESPEVAKIVADCMHNYLLFEHLLQVHIIPTEKVHPKLWYGVTHRYKLLNWTQIERNHHNKERTLEEHRKLVEGIMKRDKKRRLKIEAAGIDYECPEIVGSVQAVPKKIKFTED from the exons atgggtGCCAAAGCAAAGACAGCTACCAACAAGAAAACCCTTAAAAGGGTTACTGCGTCTGCCTCTAAATCTAAGTCAAAATCATCAGATTTGGTGGTTGCTGCTCAGAAACCTGAATCGGCTGATTTCTTG CCATTAGAAGGCGGACCAGCTAGAAAACTGCCAAAGAGTGGAAAACCATTGGATACTTCATCTGCTGTTTTGTATATTGGTAGAATTCCTCATGGTTTCTATGAAAAGGAAATGGAAG aaTTTTTTAAGCAATTTGGTTCTATTAAGCGGTTAAGGATTGCGAGGAATAAGAAG ACAGGAAAGTCTAAGCATTTTGGGTTTATCGAATTTGAATCTCCTGAG GTGGCAAAGATTGTTGCAGACTGTATGCATAATTATCTGCTCTTTGAGCACTTGTTGCAAGTTCATATTATTCCAACAGAGAAAGTTCATCCTAAACT ATGGTATGGTGTAACCCACCGATACAAACTGTTGAACTGGACTCAAATTGAACGCAACCACCATAACAAG GAAAGAACATTGGAAGAACATAGAAAATTGGTGGAGGGAATCATGAAGCGAGACAAGAAGCGAAGGTTGAAGATAGAGGCTGCTGGTATTGATTACGAGTGCCCAGAAATT GTGGGTAGTGTCCAAGCTGTTCCAAAGAAGATCAAGTTTACCGAAGATTAG